The genomic region GAAGGCGGGGTGCTCGTTGAACACCTTGCGGTTGAGGTGCACGCAGATGTCGGCCTTCATGTCCTTGGGGCAGTAGTTGAGCACCTGCGGGCAGACGGCCGGGCGTGAGGCAAGCGGGTGCGGCGCGGAGCGGGGCGGGGCGGCGGCCGGCGGTGCTCACCTTGTCCGTGTCCAGCCCCTTGGTCATGGCCCACGTGGACACCACGTAGTCCATGACGCGCTCGCTCAGCGCCTTGGGCACCTCGTGCAGCTTCATGAACTCGCGCACGTTGTTGAGCATGTCGTGGTACTTGGCCGTGGCCGACGTCATCTGCTGGATGATGGTGGTCACGTGGCCGAAGATGGTCGCATACAGCAGCGCTGCCAACATCACAATGCTGAACCGTTACAGGAGTGTTCGTATGTCAGCCCTACCTAAATACCTCGCACACAACACTCGGTCCGTTCCGACTCACCGGCGGAACGCGACGCGAGCGCCACGACCACTGCTCACCGCGACGCTTCGTGGGCCTGCACACGGGGGAGTGAGGGGGGGGGTCATATAGTATCACTTAACGGAAGCCACGGGAAGTCTACTCGATAACCAAATATTGGAAAGCATGCGGGTGTGGGGGTGTGGGAGTGGGGGAGGCGGCAGGGAGGCGGCGGGGAGGGCGCGGCGCCCGCCGCAGCGCGCTGCGCGGGGGTCGCGCCGTGCTCCGGCTAATAAGAGAAGAGGTTCCGCACCTGCCACGATCATCATGCAGATGGTGAAGATCTTCTCGTTATCGGTCTCGGCGGCCACGTTGCCGAAGCCCACGGAGGTCATGCACGTCATGGTGAAGTACAGCGCCGTGACGTACATGGTCTTGCGCGACGGCCCGTTCACCAGCTCGGGCCCGTCCGACTCGTTGGACCACACGTACGCGTACGGGCTCTGCGTCACGTTGGCCAGCTTCCACAGCCACGAGTACTGCAGGCCCGAGTCGGCGTCGGAACGGCCGATGCTGTACCACACGCACGCCAGCCAGTGCGCCACCAGCATGTAGAAGCACAGCAGCAAGATGAGCATGGCGGCGCCGTACTCCAGGTAGCGGTCCAGCTTGCGCACCACGCGGCCCAGGCGCAGCAGGCGCACCACCTTGAGCGCCGAGAACAGGCTGCCGATGCCGTCCTCGTCGTGGTCGAAGGCGTTGAACACGTCGTAGGGCAGGCACGACAGCAGGTCGATGAGGAACCACGACTTGAAGTAGTTGCGGCGGATCACCTTGGGGTCGCTCACCACCTCGCCGCCCGCGCCCACGAACGTGGTGTGGAAGTTCAGCACGATGTCGATGAAGAACACCACGTCCACGATGGAGTCGATGACGAGCAGCGACACGTCCTCGCTCGTCTTGTTCTTGAAGGCCACGTTGTACGGCACCATGATGGCCGTGTAGAAGGTGAGGCACAGGATGATCCAGTCCCAGATGGCCTTGAACGCGCAGTAGTGCAGCAGGATGTGCGGCGGCGTCTTGGGCGCCTCCTGCCGGTACTGCGGCAGCACGTCGCCCGACAGCGACATCACCTGCGACACGACACACGCGATACATGCGGCGCTCGTCCGGCCAGCCGCTAGCCACTAGCCAGGACGCAGGTACTGACGTGCGCCAGCTGGCTCGTGCGCGCCGGCTCCTTGAGCGCCGGCAGCGCCGACACCAGCACGGAGCGCGAGCGCGTCACGCTGCGCGCCAGCTTCGCGAACTTGGACAGCCCGCCCTTGGGGTCGTCGGCGTCGATGGGCTGCTTGAGCGCGGTGATGTCGCGGAACGTGAGCAGGAACAGCACCACCAGCTCGCGCTCGTTGCGGATGGGCGCCACGTGCACCAGCAGCCACAGCGGCGTGCCTGCGCCATCACGCCATGTAATGCATTTCTATACACGTACCCAATGTCAAAATaatgtacagtacgtggccgaaagtgatgaacatcggcctttttTTTCGACgtaatgaaaagtgaacatttcacaccacacttttagaccaaagcactagataaaaaccaagactggtgtttgcaatttgcagcccaaatagaccgtagtctgtgctagggctgacaaagatcaaCGACCTCACacgatttatatatatatttaggtaggtagaccTACTTATTAGGTGTTAGTTAACCTTTCATACAAAACATTCATACTAGCATTCACgatatgatattataatttaattttttaccttaatttaactaaattattttatttaaagaagaAAGAACACTAAATGGtagtttaaaatgaaataaaaaggtaggtacagttttgtATGAATGCTAGTATGAATgttttgtataaatatttttgtatgtacCTAAGGTTAACTAACACCTAAAAACCGGGCTGTTTGAAATGGTACACCGATGGCTCAAAGTCAGGCAAAGACGTAGGATGTGGAATTTATGGAGAGAAACCCAGGGTCACACTGTACCGTAACCTGGGGGCCTATGCATCTGTCTTCCAGGCGGAGGTATAcgccataataatatgtgtggaAACCATCCTGCAACACAACCACGTCAATAAAACGATTTACATTCATTCGGATAGCCAAGCAGCTCTTTCAGCTTTGTCTTCAGAGGTTGTTAACTCgagactggttgaaaactgAAGAGTAAGCTTAAACACCCTGGCCCAACACAACAGGGTGGTTCTACGATGGGTGCCAGGGCACGCTGGAATAGTAGGCAACGAAAGTGCGGACATTCTGGCAAAATCAGGCGCAAAGGCACGTCAGATAGGCCCAGAGCCCGTCTGCGGTATACCTAAAAGCCTGGTTCAACTTACCCTTGTAACCTATTGCTACTATGACACACTCAACCGCTGGAGAAACTTGCCAGGGTTAAACCACTCGAAAGCGCTGGTCAAATCCTTCAACAAGAAGGTAGCATCTGAGGTGCTGGCGCTTTACAGAAGTAATCTGTGCATCCTGGTGCGAGCTTTAAGGGGTCACTGTGGCCTGAAAAGGCACATGTataaccttaagctccagggctcggacaCCTGCAGGCTGTGCCACGAGTCTCCCGACACTCCGATGCacattatctgcttctgccctgctctgatgcacaaacgtGGCATCCACTTAGGGAGACACATCATTTATcctgaggatgttacttcaattccagtcaagaaggtgctgctgtatctggcggccacaggtgtgaagtggaggcaaacacaatagatcggagacggtcgcagtgattgaGGGATAgcaaggacctgtatagccccaaagaagaaagaagaacaCCTAAtaagcaggtacctacctaaaatatataaatcgtgTGAGGTCGttgatctttgtcagccctagcacagactacggtctatttgggctgcaaattgcaaacaccagtctcggtttttatctagtgctttggtctaaaagtgtggtgtaattAAATGTTCACTCTTTTAcgtcgaaaaaaaaaaagttaatatgAATTGTTATTTGGTGTGTAATATTATACAGAAATAAAGGTaatgaaattatattatagttagtGCAACTGTTAATGCCTAcggagtttagatatataatttaaatagataggataaatTGTATTCAATTAAAGCATTCGTTTCAACAGATCTTGTTAACTATAAAGAAGAAACTTTCAAAAGAGCATTCTAGATGAAATTTCTTTACatcgaattttagttttttctttAAGGATGGGCGCTGGGCACATAAAGTCAGATTAGATACCTCCAGCGGAACGTTATTGAATAGTTTCGGTGCCGCAGCTGTAAAATGTCTACTCGTGAATCCAGACGTTCGTCGGGGAACTGAACATCTTAGTTGCTTTTGCCGTAGGTGACTGCGAGCTTGCTCGATCGTAAAGTCGTCTATATATTTTGCAATATACATgaatgatgaatgaatgaatacatttagaatgacatttcagctttgtagagcgttgtctctgtcactcataccgagacattgctctacaaagcagctatctccttctaaagatcgatgttcatcacttttggccgcgtacgtACACCTGAGATGGTATcgcatattcgcaataaagaaatttgaatttcaatttgaatttgaatcgcTCACGACGGAGGGGCCAGCTGAGCCAGACGCCAGGAACACGGCACATACAACGGAATGTGTCTCGCAGGTGACACGTTACTGACATGGTATCGCTCACGACGGAGGGGCCAGCTGAGCCGGGGTCGCTTGTTAGCGCTCCGGTTAGTCGCCGGAACACGGCACATACAACGGAATGTGTCTCGCAGGTGACACGTTACTGACATGGTATCGCTCACGACGGAGGGGCCAGCTGAGCCGGGGTCGGTTGTTAGCGCTCCGGTTAGTCGCCGGAACACGGCACATACAACGGAATGTGTCTCGCAGGTGACACGTTACTGACATGGTATCGCTCACGACGGAGGGGCCAGCTGAGCCGGGGTCGCTTGTTAGCGCTCCGGTTAGTCGCCGGAACACGGCACATACAACGGAATGTGTCTCGCAGGTGACACGTTACTGACATGGTATCGCTCACGACGGAGGGGCCAGCTGAGCCGGGGTCGGTTGTTAGCGCTCCGGTTAGTCGCCGGAACACGGCACATACAACGGAATGTGTCTCGCAGGTGACACGTTACTGACATGGTATCGCTCACGACGGAGGGGCCAGCTGAGCCGGGGTCGCTTGTTAGCGCTCCGGTTAGTCGCCGGAACACGGCACATACAACGGAATGTGTCTCGCAGGTGACACGTTACTGACATGGTATCGCTCACGACCTTTTTGTGTTTGTCATATTATCATTGTTTTGTGTGGGAAGTAATCACAATTAGAGTTCTTCGGACACGTCTTTCaggatgaaaataaataaatgaagacGACATGAGCGCTCAGTGGTGCGCGCTCAGGGCGACGCGCAAGACACGGCAGCATGCTACGAGCCGGCTGAAGTAAGAATGCCAAGAGACGTTCATTGCGTAAGTCTGCATTGTTACATCTGCCCGTCGTCGCGTCAACAGCTGCAGTGTCCGAAGAGCTGCAGTCGCAGCGGCGTGCGCTGGACGTACGGTTCTTCTTGTAGAGCAGGATCTCGAACTGGTCGGCGAGGTGGTGGTCCAGCGCGCGGTCCACGCGCTCCACCGCCTCCTTCTCCGTCAGCTCGCCgtacatccacgtgcacctgccacaacacacacacacgtcagctcgccgtacatccacgtgcacctgccacaacacacacacacgtcagctcgccgtacatccacgtgcacctgccacaacacacacacacgtcagctcgccgtacatccacgtgcacctgccacaacacacacacacgtcagctcgccgcacatccacgtgcacctgccacaacacacacacacgtcaactcgccgtacatccacgtgcacctgccacaacacacacacacgtcagctcgccgtacatccacgtgcacctgccacaacacacacacacgtcagctcgccgtacatccacgtgcacctgccacaacacacacacacgtcagctcgccgtacatccacgtgcacctgccacaacacacacacacgtcagctcgccgcacatccacgtgcacctgccacaacacacacacacgtcaactcgccgtacatccacgtgcacctgccacaacacacacacacgtcagctcgccgtacatccacgtgcacctgccacaacacacacacacgtcagctcgccgtacatccacgtgcacctgccacaacacacacacacgtcagctcgccgcacatccacgtgcacctgccacaacacacacacacgtcaactcgccgtacatccacgtgcacctgccacaacacacacacacgtcagctcgccgtacatccacgtgcacctgccacaacacacacacacgtcagctcgccgtacatccacgtgcacctgccacaacacacacacacgtcagctcgccgcacatccacgtgcacctgccacaacacacacacacgtcaactcgccgtacatccacgtgcacctgccacaacacacacacacgtcaactcgccgtacatccacgtgcacctgccacaacacacacacacgtcagctcgccgtacatccacgtgcacctgccacaacacacacacacgtcaactcgccgtacatccacgtgcacctgccacaacacacacacacgtcaactcgccgtacatccacgtgcacctgccacaacacacacacacgtcagctcgccgtacatccacgtgcacctgccacaacacacacacgtcagctcgccgtacatccacgtgcacctgccacaacacacacacacgtcaactcgccgtacatccacgtgcacctgccacaacacacacacacgtcaactcgccgtacatccacgtgcacctgccacaacacacacacacgtcagctcgccgtacatccacgtgcacctgccacaacacacacacacgtcaactcgccgtacatccacgtgcacctgccacaacacacacacacgtcagctcgccgtacatccacgtgcacctgccacaacacacacacacgtcagctcgccgtacatccacgtgcacctgccacaacacacacacacgtcaactcgccgtacatccacgtgcacctgccacaacacacacacacgtcagctcgccgtacatccacgtgcacctgccacaacacacacacacgtcagctcgccgtacatccacgtgcacctgccacaacacacacacacgtcaactcgccgtacatccacgtgcacctgccacaacacacacacacgtcaactcgccgtacatccacgtgcacctgccacaacacacacacacgtcagctcgccgtacatccacgtgcacctgccacaacacacacacacgtcagctcgccgtacatccacgtgcacctgccacaacacacacacacgtcagctcgccgtacatccacgtgcacctgccacaacacacacacacgtcagctcgccgtacatccacgtgcacctgccacaacacacacacacgtcagctcgccgtacatccacgtgcacctgccacaacacacacacacgtcagctcgccgtacatccacgtgcacctgccacaacacacacacacgtcagctcgccgcacatccacgtgcacctgccacaacacacacacacgtcagctcgccgcacatccacgtgcacctgccacaacacacacacacgtcagctcgccgcacatccacgtgcacctgccacaacacacacacacgtcagctcgccgcacatccacgtgcacctgccacaacacacacacacgtcagctcgccgcacatccacgtgcacctgccacaacacacacacacgtcagctcgccgcacatccacgtgcacctgccacaacacacacacacgtcagctcgccgcacatccacgtgcacctgccacaacacacacacacgtcagctcgccgcacatccacgtgcacctgccacaacacacacacacgtcagctcgccgtacatccacgtgcacctgccacaacacacacacacgtcagctcgccgtacatccacgtgcacctgccacaacacacacacacgtcagctcgccgtacatccacgtgcacctgccacaacacacacacacgtcagctcgccgtacatccacgtgcacctgccacaacacacacacacgtcagctcgccgtacatccacgtgcacctgccacaacacacacacacgtcagctcgccgtacatccacgtgcacctgccacaacacacacacacgtcagctcgccgtacatccacgtgcacctgccacaacacacacacacgtcagctcgccgtacatccacgtgcacctgccacaacacacacacacgtcagctcgccgtacatccacgtgcacctgccacaacacacacacacgtcagctcgccgcacatccacgtgcacctgccacaacacacacacacgtcagctcgccgcacatccacgtgcacctgccacaacacacacacacgtcagctcgccgcacatccacgtgcacctgccacaacacacacacacgtcagctcgccgtacatccacgtgcacctgccacaacacacacacacgtcagctcgccgtacatccacgtgcacctgccacaacacacacacacgtcagctcgccgcacatccacgtgcacctgccacaacacacacacacgtcagctcgccgcacatccacgtgcacctgccacaacacacacacacgtcagctcgccgcacatccacgtgcacctgccacaacacacacacacgtcagctcaccggacatccacgtgcacctgccacaacacacacacacgtcagctcgccggacatccacgtgcacctgccacaacacacacacacgtcagctcgccgtacatccacgtgcacctgccacaacacacacacacgtcagctcgccgtacatccacgtgcacctgccacaacacacacacacgtcagctcaccggacatccacgtgcacctgccacaacacacacacacgtcagctcgccgtacatccacgtgcacctgccacaacacacacacacgtcagctcaccggacatccacgtgcacctgccacaacacacacacacgtcagctcgccggacatccacgtgcacctgccacaacacacacacacgtcagctcaccggacatccacgtgcacctgccacaacacacacacacgtcagctcgccgtacatccacgtgcacctgccacaacacacacacacgtcagctcaccggacatccacgtgcacctgccacaacacacacacacgtcagctcgccggacatccacgtgcacctgccacaacacacacacacgtcagctcaccggacatccacgtgcacctgccacaacacacacacacgtcagctcgccgtacatccacgtgcacctgccacaacacacacacacgtcagctcaccggacatccacgtgcacctgccacaacacacacacacgtcagctcgccggacatccacgtgcacctgccacaacacacacacacgtcagctcaccggacatccacgtgcacctgccacaacacacacacacgtcagctcgccggacatccacgtgcacctgccacaacacacacacacgtcagctcgccgTACATCCACGTGTACCTGctacaacacacacacacgtcagctcgccggacatccacgtgcacctgccacaacacacacacacgtcagctcgccggacatccacgtgcacctgccacaacacacacacacgtcagctcgccggacatccacgtgcacctgccacaacacacacacacgtcagctcgccggacatccacgtgcacctgccacaacacacacacacgtcagctcgccggacatccacgtgcacctgccacaacacacacacacacacgtcactCTCACCGAGGCACCCGAGGCCGATGTTCAAGAACCAAACTTTTGATACCTTGTTCTACTgaaccaaacaaacaaaaagttaATCAAAGTCAATTAAATGAAGATGGGAGAAACAATCCTTAGTAGGTACAAGTGAGGTTACGTAGGTACCCATTTAATTGTTACAAGTGAGGTTACGTACCCATTTAATTGTTACAAGTGAGGTTACGTACCCATTTAATTGTTACAAGTGAGGTTACGTACCCATTTAATTGTTACAAGTGAGGTTACGTACCCATTTAATTGTTACAAGTGAGGTTACGTACCCATGTAATTGTTACAAGTGAGGTTACGTACCCACTTAATTGTTACAAGTGAGGTTACGTAGGTACCCATTTTATTGTTACAAGTGAGGTTACGTACCCATTTAATTGTTACAAGTGAGGTTACGTACCCATTTAATTGTTACAAGTGAGGTTACGTACCCATTTAATTGTTACAAGTGAGGTTACGTACCCATGTAATTGTTACAAGTGAGGTTACGTACCCACTTAATTGTTACAAGTGAGGTTACGTAGGTACCCATTTTATTGTTACAAGTGAGGTTACGTACCCATTTAATAGTTACAAGTGAGGTTACGTACCCATTTAATTGTTACAAGTGAGGTTACGTACccatttaattgtttttaagtCCAAAATCACGCCAAATCATCAGAAAAACCTGTAATAATCAGAAGGAGGCAGTAGGCACGCACCGGCACGACTTCTGCATGACGTCGGCGCGGTTGTAGCCGCTCATCTTGCAGAACGTCTCGTTGCAGTACACGATGGGGTAGTCCACGATCTGCGCGTTGGCCAGCAGGAAGCTGCTGTCTGCTGTGGGCAGAAGACCGCCCTCACGTTAGCATGGCCCGCCGCCTGCCGCGGCTGCAGCATGGTACAGTCTGATGCTACATGACGATGAAGATGCGTGCATGCAGGGGAGCAGGACTCGTGCACTCCTAACCTCACTCACACATTTATCCAATTCACACAGAACTCGTAGCCCAAGGTGAGGCTTCTGTGAGCTTCGTGTGAGCAGACCAGTCTGTCTGCAGACCTGTTCCGTATATCAGCGTGCAGTTAGGAAACATGTCAAGTGGTAAAGCGGCGGTGTGGGAACCATTCCCACGGCAGGCGGCCGACACAAACGAAATTCATAGGAAATTAATGTTGTAGCTACCAAacaacgacttcatgcttgacatccaagtcccaactcctcaacgctgatgatgtagggtacagcactcctaaaccatagagattcacgaactgttcctggtgcaataacattgtaaatgccaagcatagactttgttattgaattctaagtcccaactcttcaatcctgatgctgcaaggtactgaactcctaagccatgtggatttggaaagttttgctggtgaatttatattttaggtaccaagcaatgagtacttacactaaaaatctttaaaaaaaaaccgacttccactacaaagtaaaaaataacttttgtttctacacgtgtatgtacctatgtatgaagtcggatgagcataataaaagcaactagaaatcaaagGTTGAacctcgcccgacttcaacataatattatatacacgtGTGGAAactaaagttattttttactttgtagtagttttggaagtcggtttttttaattattattttttttattttatattttgtagtgGATTTGGtttttcatatttaaaaaaaattgcacgggtatggcaagacctggatagtgacataagctactttttatcccgggaaatcaaagagttcccacgagattttaaaaaccgtgCAAAAAAAACATGTCGATCaggtgctccgttgcgacgtgatcgaaggacaaaccaacaaaaaaacacattttcgtatttataatatgggtattgacaCTGAAAGGTGACAATATTAttgtcttattttattttatttaataggaagccaacgctatacaaagaaataactaattatgacgacttatataaacttaggactatcaatgCTCAGGTACTCacttgcagcccaaatagaccgtagtctgtgctagggtgCCAGGGTGCCAGGGTGCCAGGGTGCCAGTGTGCCAGGGTGCcagggctgacaaagatcaaCGACTTCACACCATTTATATGTTTTGGGTAGGTTATTACACCTACTTATTAGGTGTTAGAATTAACCTTTCATACAAAACattcatacctacttactagcaTTCATACAAACCtgtacctttttattttattttaaactagatgatgcccgcgactttgttcgcttggatttaagttttttaatatcccgcgggaactctttgattttccgagatgaaaagtagcttatgtccttccccgagatgcaagctatatctgtacccgTCAAAagcggttgaacggttgggccgtgaaaggctagcagacagacagacacactttcgcatttataatattagtatggattaccatTTATGTACTTTCTTctttaaataaaagaatttaGTTCTTTAAGGTaaacaattaaattataataaattacttaataaataaagttatgtgtaaatgttaatattaatgtaatgaaatgacatttcataaaattgagTTTGCCGCGCTTCGCGCGTGTATCAACTTGTCTGTGGTGGAGTGAGTGACGCATTGTGTGCAATGGCGTAATTACGTTGTTTTGATTTGTAAAAAGATAATTTAACGGATAAAGTTGAGGAGGCGATATTAGTGAACTTTAAATGtcgtttctttgtttttcaggTGAGAACTCATAGTTtgttgtacctatgtacctacctaatattgtaaaagtaaacgggtgttaaaataaaactttgtttttcaGAGAAACCATTTATGTTTAATTGCAAAAATCCTCAACAATATAATCTTATAAAACGACATTTTCGTTAACTAAAGGAAGATGGACCGGCTGCAATTTGAGTTTACGATGATAGCTTCAAGTGATGGCAAATCTAATGTATTGGCCATAACCTCAATATCTACAGAAGAAGGAAAATGTTATGTTTTACCTGATGAGTTGAAGCCGGTAATTCACCATACGTATATTGTTAAAATGAACACtttctcaaaaataaaaaatagcataaAAAAAAGACACCAAAGTAGAAAAATATGGATAAAATTGGATGAAAATCTAAAGAAAACGTACATAGATGAGGAAGGTAATATGCAATTCTCAGATCAATATTTAGAAGAAATGAGCACAAAACAACCAGAACACAGAGATGACAGTTTGCAACATATCTTGGAAAAATTAATAGAAACTACAACCAAGAAAGAAAATCAACATAACCTAAAACATATTTCAGAgaaatttattattgaaaaattcaCAAGCAAGAACCCTAATGCAATGCAATGGATAgagaattttgaaaaagaatGTGAGCGCTTTAATATAACAAAAGATGAAACAAAAATAGACATATTGAggttatttttagaaaaatcttGTTTAGATTGGTATAGCTCGATGGTTATAAAATTAACAGTAAATTCTGAATGGAAGGAATGGAAAGACAAATTTTtggaaacttttaaaaatcaagGATGGGACATGGTCACAACTGCCCTCGCATTCAGGTATAAAGAAGGATTGTTGATTGATTATGCTATAAAAAAAGAGCGGCTCATACTAGATATAAACAAATCGATAGACCCGAAAACAATGACAGATCTGATTGCAACAGGTCTACCTGGGTTTATCCTAAATAGGTTAAACAGGGACGAACTCAACAACACTACTGATTTGTTCAACGAGATAAGAAAATATGAAGGTATGATATACAAGAAAAACTCAACTATAAGAAAAAGtggtacatttttttataaaaataaaactaatgagaAGAAGCCATGTAAGACTTGTGAATCTTTGGACAAAGGAATTAAATATCATCCGGAGGAGTCatgttggtttaaaaaaaataaaaatgaatctgaAAAGCTCTTTAAAGCTAATAACTCCATTATTGAAGTAGACATgaatactgaaaaaaaaaacgagtaAGTACACCATTAATCAAAATCAAGCTTttattagaaaataaattagaaGTGAGCGGCATTTATGATTCAGGCTCACAGATCTCGTTAATAAATTCAAGACTGattaaagtaaaagaaaaaaaagataacGTGAATATAGCATATATGAAAACGGTTAATGGTGTGAAGAAGACAGATGGCttgataacaataaaaataaaaatccttgaTTTAGAAGAAGAGGTGGATGTATATATAATAGAAAATGAggattttgatgattttataGTCGGATTGGATATGATAAAGAAattcaaattaacacaaaatgaGGACTTGCGG from Maniola hyperantus chromosome 16, iAphHyp1.2, whole genome shotgun sequence harbors:
- the eag gene encoding potassium voltage-gated channel protein eag isoform X3 codes for the protein MSGYNRADVMQKSCRCTWMYGELTEKEAVERVDRALDHHLADQFEILLYKKNRTPLWLLVHVAPIRNERELVVLFLLTFRDITALKQPIDADDPKGGLSKFAKLARSVTRSRSVLVSALPALKEPARTSQLAHVMSLSGDVLPQYRQEAPKTPPHILLHYCAFKAIWDWIILCLTFYTAIMVPYNVAFKNKTSEDVSLLVIDSIVDVVFFIDIVLNFHTTFVGAGGEVVSDPKVIRRNYFKSWFLIDLLSCLPYDVFNAFDHDEDGIGSLFSALKVVRLLRLGRVVRKLDRYLEYGAAMLILLLCFYMLVAHWLACVWYSIGRSDADSGLQYSWLWKLANVTQSPYAYVWSNESDGPELVNGPSRKTMYVTALYFTMTCMTSVGFGNVAAETDNEKIFTICMMIVAALLYATIFGHVTTIIQQMTSATAKYHDMLNNVREFMKLHEVPKALSERVMDYVVSTWAMTKGLDTDKVLNYCPKDMKADICVHLNRKVFNEHPAFRLASDGCLRALAMHFHMSHSAPGDLLYHTGESIDSLCFIVTGSLEVIQDDEVVAILGKGDVFGDSFWKDSAVGQSAANVRALTYCDLHTIKRDRLLEVLDFYQAFANSFARNLTLTYNLRHRLIFRKVADVRRERELMERRKREPQLEQAQDHLVRKIFSRFRRERSVAAAPPPRAAPPPAPPDAERGDDDARGSGGGAARGKWGRLLAGGSLDAGEAPRAAFARSLSARGAAPDARPAAAVALKTAFGRGRAGSVLGAAPRREPIDEEVDDRKASIPPAPAQPAPAPPAPAPAPAPALALPTPAAAAAPAPSPHDAALAELRRDVRNEVQRLQQKLGRVEELLTLLASRLGADPAEAAADVAERTERTERAERPDRLERTERGERVDRLDRTDSTALARKRRTKARSKGAAPLAPTPTTPGEPPSSPATARRRDFV